A section of the Nerophis ophidion isolate RoL-2023_Sa linkage group LG16, RoL_Noph_v1.0, whole genome shotgun sequence genome encodes:
- the rybpb gene encoding RING1 and YY1-binding protein B isoform X2, translating into MACKTFLVAASRQRKPRINSQLVAQQVAQQYPMPPPPKKERRERSERTDRERPDGEGEPANVEGRPEVERPEIVRPEVDTPEKDSSDKEQPAQDKADREKDISPAITKKPSIKKSRPKSDTHQSPPSDKQSIQSGKSVTKTNKNNHISRPKLKNIDRSTAQQLAITVGNVTVIITDFKEKSRSSSTSSSTITSSAGSEQQHQSSGSESMDKGSSRASTPKGDLSVGHDESF; encoded by the exons GAAACCCAGGATCAACTCCCAGCTGGTCGCCCAGCAGGTGGCGCAGCAGTACCCCATGCCGCCGCCGCCCAAAAAGGAGCGACGGGAGCGGAGCGAGCGCACGGACCGGGAGCGGCCAGACGGGGAAGGTGAGCCCGCCAACGTGGAGGGTCGTCCGGAGGTTGAGCGCCCGGAGATCGTGAGGCCCGAAGTAGACACGCCCGAGAAGGACAGCAGTGACAAAGAACAGCCGGCACAGGACAAAGCGGACAGAGAGAAAGACATCAGCCCGGCCATCACAAAGAAGCCCAGCATCAAAAAGAGCAG ACCCAAGTCAGACACCCACCAGAGTCCGCCGAGCGACAAGCAAAGCATACAGTCTGGCAAGTCCGTAACCAAAACCAACAAGAATAATCACATTTCCAG GCCTAAACTGAAAAACATCGACCGGAGCACAGCCCAGCAGCTGGCCATCACCGTGGGCAACGTGACGGTGATCATCACAGACTTTAAGGAGAAAAGCCGCTCCTCGTCCACGTCCTCGTCCACCATCACGTCGAGCGCGGGCTCCGAACAGCAGCACCAGAGCTCCGGCTCCGAGAGTATGGACAAGGGCTCGTCGCGTGCCTCCACGCCCAAAGGGGATCTCTCTGTGGGACACGACGAGTCCTTCTGA